In one window of Photorhabdus laumondii subsp. laumondii DNA:
- the uvrY gene encoding UvrY/SirA/GacA family response regulator transcription factor: MINVLLVDDHELIRVGVKRILDDVKGITVVGEANCGEDAIKWCRANKVDIVLMDMNMPGIGGLEATKRILRYCPDVRVIMLTIYTENPLPMKVMQAGARGYLSKASTPQDMVNAIRAVNAGQRYIAPDIAQQMALSQISPQQDNPLSCLSDRELQIMLMITKGQKVSDISEQLNLSPKTVNSYRYRMFSKLNINGDVELTHMAIRYGLFDTESLLNSDGTI; encoded by the coding sequence TTGATAAATGTTTTGTTAGTCGATGATCATGAGCTGATCAGAGTTGGTGTAAAACGTATTCTTGATGACGTAAAAGGGATAACCGTAGTAGGAGAAGCTAATTGTGGTGAAGATGCGATAAAATGGTGCCGAGCTAATAAAGTAGATATCGTGTTAATGGATATGAACATGCCAGGCATTGGGGGCCTGGAGGCAACAAAAAGAATCCTACGCTATTGTCCCGATGTCCGTGTCATCATGTTGACTATCTATACTGAAAATCCTTTGCCAATGAAGGTGATGCAGGCTGGTGCCAGAGGATATCTCAGTAAAGCCTCTACCCCTCAGGACATGGTAAATGCAATTCGTGCAGTTAATGCCGGCCAGCGCTATATCGCTCCCGATATTGCTCAACAAATGGCTCTTAGCCAAATTAGCCCACAGCAAGACAATCCATTAAGTTGTCTGTCTGATCGTGAATTACAGATTATGCTGATGATCACGAAAGGACAAAAAGTGAGCGATATCTCTGAACAACTTAATCTCAGCCCAAAAACCGTCAATAGCTATCGCTACCGAATGTTTAGTAAACTAAATATCAACGGTGATGTAGAATTAACACATATGGCAATACGTTATGGGCTATTCGACACAGAGAGTCTATTAAATAGTGA
- a CDS encoding DUF2594 family protein, protein MNKIDLIPSSDTETLATEVTCLKVLLASILKTMGQAHAGRVVLNLERVIAEMGDEKQAKIFENTVQQIKALYRQ, encoded by the coding sequence ATGAATAAAATCGATTTAATTCCTTCATCTGATACTGAAACCTTGGCAACAGAGGTGACATGTTTGAAAGTTCTGTTGGCCTCTATTCTTAAAACTATGGGACAAGCTCATGCAGGGAGAGTTGTACTGAATCTGGAACGTGTTATTGCAGAAATGGGCGATGAAAAACAGGCCAAGATATTTGAAAATACCGTTCAGCAAATAAAAGCGTTATATCGGCAGTGA
- a CDS encoding universal stress protein — MYKTILVPVDISEDELTSKAVKHALSLAKETGAKLHILHVLPISSAIVNAYSLGYDEIKDKATIKAEDDLKTLIDAIDFPADRLSYSIAFGSPRDEITAAATEINADLIVIGSRRPNITTHLLGSNASGVVKYSTTSVLVIR, encoded by the coding sequence ATGTACAAAACTATTTTAGTACCGGTAGATATTTCAGAAGATGAACTAACGAGTAAAGCGGTTAAGCATGCACTGTCTTTAGCAAAAGAAACGGGTGCGAAGCTCCATATTCTTCATGTACTGCCAATTTCATCCGCGATTGTTAACGCATATTCGTTGGGATATGATGAAATTAAGGATAAAGCGACAATTAAAGCCGAAGATGATTTAAAAACGCTGATTGATGCCATCGATTTTCCTGCTGACAGGTTATCTTATTCTATTGCATTTGGGTCGCCAAGAGATGAAATAACAGCAGCAGCGACAGAAATTAATGCTGATCTTATCGTTATTGGCTCTAGAAGGCCCAATATTACAACGCACTTATTAGGATCTAATGCATCAGGTGTTGTCAAATATTCGACAACATCTGTTTTGGTTATCAGGTAA